The following are encoded together in the Drosophila takahashii strain IR98-3 E-12201 chromosome X, DtakHiC1v2, whole genome shotgun sequence genome:
- the LOC108062317 gene encoding inactive dipeptidyl peptidase 10 isoform X1 — MVEIQKPHSALKRPSLKRETVVVNNSAPTIKKVTLVPKDEELVAISPERRNWRGIFIALLVIAAVFSLIIFSIFLLSPEDEGLRIRGRRMLPSDILGRSLQWKPFNGTWSNGRELIYRDPTGGLSILNMADLTTRILMTNSTFRQLNAESFLVAPDQKYVLLQSDSNAEGSRHHVYEVQTANTFPLGPTENIAEAPRLQHVVWAPANPPPPLGAPPPPASGPSTTTMAPLPSGSIILNSLAGAANGPMASSGSSGGPNPNGKSGGFHMNQAIAFVHHNDIYYKPKVQGELVCRITQSGSAAGDSSGVVFNGVPDWTYENVPELDSRRSSMEFSPDGLYLAFLSYNDSEVNEYKYTWMGDDIKYPAVMSQRYPKTGARNPNVTVNVVNLSVTKYIFPTQIRLPADLANGSYVGGLTWASPSDLSVTVTNREQTKATTVLCRAPHFHCHSVHTEVTINDGWVLPAERPIFSARSQAASSSREEVHHRPEEGHQSPNATGGVTQAEAEEEEEEGQTHEISNGGYLLKRLPVRDGEHGHYRHVVFISSLDRRPVPLTMGRFEVTEIVGWDEPHEIVYFMAAPEKRPGERHLYKIGLKLNVTESNRTYITSTPPTCLTCDNTESTYRLHRARISQRGDRWEDIVARLEPDDCLYDIPKNCLYNRVQFSQDYSYYVQECLGPEAPSVYLVETASNDKIYVLNAGDVLRHRLSQLAIPQSRTFSVEIRHGFHAQVRLFLPPGMREEEDVAFPLVLHVDASPGSQLVTERFHVDWNWYLASQRSFIVAQIDGRGSGFQGELLRTQVHGKLGTVEVEDQLGVLTYLRDNLKFIDPLRICAFGWGYGGYASSMMLIDDSQQVLQCAVAINPIVNFGFHYSFFTERYIPLKGDYLRALQEADLTMKAGNIKGRNLMLMHGTADTLVHQEHTLMLVRALVEQQVKFRHQVYPDEDHGIARSLSHVYKTMEWYFDECFGPVDDNEWDPTGLFVFKQ; from the exons ATGGTGGAGATACAAAAGCCGCACTCGGCCCTAAAAAGGCCATCGCTGAAACGGGAAACGGTCGTTGTTAACAACAGTGCGCCGACCATCAAAAAGGTGACTCTGGTGCCCAAGGATGAG GAACTGGTGGCCATTTCTCCGGAGCGCCGCAACTGGCGCGGCATCTTCATCGCCCTGCTGGTCATTGCAGCCGTCTTCAGCCTGATCATCTTCTCGATCTTCCTGCTGTCGCCGGAGGACGAGGGCCTGCGGATCCGGGGTCGCCGGATGCTGCCCAGCGACATCCTGGGCAGGAGCCTCCAGTGGAAGCCCTTCAACGGCACCTGGAGCAATG GTCGCGAGCTCATCTATCGCGATCCCACCGGCGGCCTTTCCATTCTCAATATGGCCGATCTCACCACACGCATTCTTATGACCAATTCAACATTT cGCCAATTGAATGCGGAATCATTTCTCGTGGCCCCTGACCAGAAATACGTGCTCCTCCAGTCGGACTCCAATGCCGAGGGCTCCAG ACATCACGTGTACGAGGTGCAGACGGCCAACACATTTCCGCTGGGACCAACGGAGAATATAGCGGAGGCGCCTCGCCTCCAGCATGTGGTGTGGGCACCAGCGAATCCGCCACCACCACTgggagcaccaccaccaccggccAGTGGTCCAAGCACCACCACAATGGCCCCGCTGCCCAGTGGCAGCATAATCCTAAACAGCCTGGCCGGGGCAGCCAATGGACCAATGGCATCCTCCGGCTCCTCCGGCGGCCCAAATCCAAATGGCAAGTCGGGTGGCTTTCACATGAACCAGGCCATCGCCTTTGTGCACCACAACGACATCTACTACAAGCCCAAGGTGCAGGGCGAACTCGTCTGCCGGATAACGCAGTCGGGATCCGCTGCGGGAGATTCCTCGGGGGTGGTCTTCAATGGGGTGCCCGATTGGACGTACGAAAATGTGCCGGAACTGGACAGCCGGCGCAGCAGCATGGAGTTCTCGCCCGACGGACTCTATTTGGCCTTTCTCAGCTACAACGACAGCGAGGTCAACGAGTACAA ATACACCTGGATGGGCGATGATATCAAGTATCCGGCGGTGATGAGCCAGCGCTATCCGAAGACCGGCGCCCGCAATCCGAATGTGACGGTGAACGTGGTGAATCTGTCGGTGACCAAGTACATATTTCCCACGCAGATCCGCCTGCCCGCCGACCTGGCCAATGGCAGCTATGTGGGCGGCCTCACCTGGGCCTCGCCGAGCGACCTTTCGGTGACCGTGACCAACCGGGAGCAGACCAAGGCCACCACGGTGCTCTGCCGGGCGCCGCACTTCCACTGCCATTCGGTGCACACGGAGGTGACGATCAACGATGGCTGGGTGCTGCCGGCGGAGCGCCCGATCTTCTCGGCCCGCAGCCAGGCGGCATCCTCCTCCAGGGAGGAGGTGCATCATCGGCCGGAGGAGGGTCACCAGAGCCCGAATGCCACCGGAGGAGTGACGCaggcggaggcggaggaggaggaggaggaggggcagACGCACGAGATCAGCAACGGGGGCTACCTGCTGAAGCGTCTGCCGGTGCGGGACGGCGAGCATGGGCACTACCGTCACGTCGTCTTCATATCCTCGCTGGACCGACGACCCGTCCCACTGACCATGGGCCGATTCGAGGTCACCGAAATCGTCGGCTGGGACGAGCCGCACGAGATTGTCTACTTCATGGCCGCGCCGGAGAAGCGACCGGGCGAACGGCATCTGTACAAGATCGGCCTGAAGCTGAACGTGACCGAATCGAATCGCACATACATCACCTCCACGCCGCCCACCTGTCTCACGTGCGACAACACGGAGTCCACCTACCGGCTGCACAGGGCGAGGATCTCGCAGCGGGGCGATCGATGGGAGGATATTGTGGCCCGTTTGGAGCCAGACGATTGCCTCTATGATATACCAAAGAATTGCCTATACAATCGGGTGCAGTTCAGCCAGGACTACAGCTACTATGTGCAGGAGTGCCTGGGGCCGGAGGCACCGTCCGTTTATCTCGTGGAGACGGCCAGCAATGACAAGATCTATGTGCTGAATGCCGGCGATGTGCTGCGCCATCGACTCTCCCAACTGGCCATTCCGCAGTCGCGCACCTTCAGTGTGGAGATCCGACATGGATTCCATGCCCAGGTGCGACTCTTCCTGCCGCCCGGAATgcgcgaggaggaggacgtgGCCTTTCCGCTGGTGCTCCACGT CGACGCCTCGCCGGGATCGCAGTTGGTAACGGAGCGCTTTCACGTGGACTGGAACTGGTACTTGGCCAGCCAGCGCAGCTTCATTGTGGCCCAGATCGATGGGCGTGGCAGCGGCTTCCAGGGGGAGCTGCTCCGCACCCAGGTGCATGGAAAGCTGGGCACCGTCGAGGTGGAGGATCAACTGGGCGTCCTCAC ATACCTGCGCGACAACCTGAAGTTTATCGATCCCCTGAGGATCTGCGCCTTTGGCTGGGGCTACGGGGGCTACGCCTCCTCCATGATGCTCATCGACGATTCCCAACAGGTCCTCCAGTGCGCGGTGGCCATCAATCCCATTGTCAACTTTGGATTCCACT ATTCCTTCTTCACGGAGCGCTACATTCCGCTGAAGGGCGACTATCTGCGTGCCCTCCAGGAGGCAGATCTCACGATGAAGGCGGGCAACATCAAGGGGCGCAACCTGATGCTGATGCACGGCACCGCCGACACTTTGGTCCACCAGGAGCACACTTTAATGCTGGTGCGGGCGCTGGTGGAGCAGCAGGTGAAGTTCCGGCACCAGGTCTATCCCGACGAGGACCATGGGATCGCCAGGTCGCTGAGCCATGTCTACAAGACGATGGAGTGGTACTTCGATGAGTGCTTCGGCCCCGTCGACGACAACGAGTGGGACCCCACGGGTCTGTTCGTGTTCAAGCAATAA
- the LOC108062317 gene encoding dipeptidyl peptidase 4 isoform X4: protein MKAHHVYEVQTANTFPLGPTENIAEAPRLQHVVWAPANPPPPLGAPPPPASGPSTTTMAPLPSGSIILNSLAGAANGPMASSGSSGGPNPNGKSGGFHMNQAIAFVHHNDIYYKPKVQGELVCRITQSGSAAGDSSGVVFNGVPDWTYENVPELDSRRSSMEFSPDGLYLAFLSYNDSEVNEYKYTWMGDDIKYPAVMSQRYPKTGARNPNVTVNVVNLSVTKYIFPTQIRLPADLANGSYVGGLTWASPSDLSVTVTNREQTKATTVLCRAPHFHCHSVHTEVTINDGWVLPAERPIFSARSQAASSSREEVHHRPEEGHQSPNATGGVTQAEAEEEEEEGQTHEISNGGYLLKRLPVRDGEHGHYRHVVFISSLDRRPVPLTMGRFEVTEIVGWDEPHEIVYFMAAPEKRPGERHLYKIGLKLNVTESNRTYITSTPPTCLTCDNTESTYRLHRARISQRGDRWEDIVARLEPDDCLYDIPKNCLYNRVQFSQDYSYYVQECLGPEAPSVYLVETASNDKIYVLNAGDVLRHRLSQLAIPQSRTFSVEIRHGFHAQVRLFLPPGMREEEDVAFPLVLHVDASPGSQLVTERFHVDWNWYLASQRSFIVAQIDGRGSGFQGELLRTQVHGKLGTVEVEDQLGVLTYLRDNLKFIDPLRICAFGWGYGGYASSMMLIDDSQQVLQCAVAINPIVNFGFHYSFFTERYIPLKGDYLRALQEADLTMKAGNIKGRNLMLMHGTADTLVHQEHTLMLVRALVEQQVKFRHQVYPDEDHGIARSLSHVYKTMEWYFDECFGPVDDNEWDPTGLFVFKQ from the exons atgaaagc ACATCACGTGTACGAGGTGCAGACGGCCAACACATTTCCGCTGGGACCAACGGAGAATATAGCGGAGGCGCCTCGCCTCCAGCATGTGGTGTGGGCACCAGCGAATCCGCCACCACCACTgggagcaccaccaccaccggccAGTGGTCCAAGCACCACCACAATGGCCCCGCTGCCCAGTGGCAGCATAATCCTAAACAGCCTGGCCGGGGCAGCCAATGGACCAATGGCATCCTCCGGCTCCTCCGGCGGCCCAAATCCAAATGGCAAGTCGGGTGGCTTTCACATGAACCAGGCCATCGCCTTTGTGCACCACAACGACATCTACTACAAGCCCAAGGTGCAGGGCGAACTCGTCTGCCGGATAACGCAGTCGGGATCCGCTGCGGGAGATTCCTCGGGGGTGGTCTTCAATGGGGTGCCCGATTGGACGTACGAAAATGTGCCGGAACTGGACAGCCGGCGCAGCAGCATGGAGTTCTCGCCCGACGGACTCTATTTGGCCTTTCTCAGCTACAACGACAGCGAGGTCAACGAGTACAA ATACACCTGGATGGGCGATGATATCAAGTATCCGGCGGTGATGAGCCAGCGCTATCCGAAGACCGGCGCCCGCAATCCGAATGTGACGGTGAACGTGGTGAATCTGTCGGTGACCAAGTACATATTTCCCACGCAGATCCGCCTGCCCGCCGACCTGGCCAATGGCAGCTATGTGGGCGGCCTCACCTGGGCCTCGCCGAGCGACCTTTCGGTGACCGTGACCAACCGGGAGCAGACCAAGGCCACCACGGTGCTCTGCCGGGCGCCGCACTTCCACTGCCATTCGGTGCACACGGAGGTGACGATCAACGATGGCTGGGTGCTGCCGGCGGAGCGCCCGATCTTCTCGGCCCGCAGCCAGGCGGCATCCTCCTCCAGGGAGGAGGTGCATCATCGGCCGGAGGAGGGTCACCAGAGCCCGAATGCCACCGGAGGAGTGACGCaggcggaggcggaggaggaggaggaggaggggcagACGCACGAGATCAGCAACGGGGGCTACCTGCTGAAGCGTCTGCCGGTGCGGGACGGCGAGCATGGGCACTACCGTCACGTCGTCTTCATATCCTCGCTGGACCGACGACCCGTCCCACTGACCATGGGCCGATTCGAGGTCACCGAAATCGTCGGCTGGGACGAGCCGCACGAGATTGTCTACTTCATGGCCGCGCCGGAGAAGCGACCGGGCGAACGGCATCTGTACAAGATCGGCCTGAAGCTGAACGTGACCGAATCGAATCGCACATACATCACCTCCACGCCGCCCACCTGTCTCACGTGCGACAACACGGAGTCCACCTACCGGCTGCACAGGGCGAGGATCTCGCAGCGGGGCGATCGATGGGAGGATATTGTGGCCCGTTTGGAGCCAGACGATTGCCTCTATGATATACCAAAGAATTGCCTATACAATCGGGTGCAGTTCAGCCAGGACTACAGCTACTATGTGCAGGAGTGCCTGGGGCCGGAGGCACCGTCCGTTTATCTCGTGGAGACGGCCAGCAATGACAAGATCTATGTGCTGAATGCCGGCGATGTGCTGCGCCATCGACTCTCCCAACTGGCCATTCCGCAGTCGCGCACCTTCAGTGTGGAGATCCGACATGGATTCCATGCCCAGGTGCGACTCTTCCTGCCGCCCGGAATgcgcgaggaggaggacgtgGCCTTTCCGCTGGTGCTCCACGT CGACGCCTCGCCGGGATCGCAGTTGGTAACGGAGCGCTTTCACGTGGACTGGAACTGGTACTTGGCCAGCCAGCGCAGCTTCATTGTGGCCCAGATCGATGGGCGTGGCAGCGGCTTCCAGGGGGAGCTGCTCCGCACCCAGGTGCATGGAAAGCTGGGCACCGTCGAGGTGGAGGATCAACTGGGCGTCCTCAC ATACCTGCGCGACAACCTGAAGTTTATCGATCCCCTGAGGATCTGCGCCTTTGGCTGGGGCTACGGGGGCTACGCCTCCTCCATGATGCTCATCGACGATTCCCAACAGGTCCTCCAGTGCGCGGTGGCCATCAATCCCATTGTCAACTTTGGATTCCACT ATTCCTTCTTCACGGAGCGCTACATTCCGCTGAAGGGCGACTATCTGCGTGCCCTCCAGGAGGCAGATCTCACGATGAAGGCGGGCAACATCAAGGGGCGCAACCTGATGCTGATGCACGGCACCGCCGACACTTTGGTCCACCAGGAGCACACTTTAATGCTGGTGCGGGCGCTGGTGGAGCAGCAGGTGAAGTTCCGGCACCAGGTCTATCCCGACGAGGACCATGGGATCGCCAGGTCGCTGAGCCATGTCTACAAGACGATGGAGTGGTACTTCGATGAGTGCTTCGGCCCCGTCGACGACAACGAGTGGGACCCCACGGGTCTGTTCGTGTTCAAGCAATAA
- the LOC108062317 gene encoding dipeptidyl peptidase 4 isoform X5, giving the protein MGDDIKYPAVMSQRYPKTGARNPNVTVNVVNLSVTKYIFPTQIRLPADLANGSYVGGLTWASPSDLSVTVTNREQTKATTVLCRAPHFHCHSVHTEVTINDGWVLPAERPIFSARSQAASSSREEVHHRPEEGHQSPNATGGVTQAEAEEEEEEGQTHEISNGGYLLKRLPVRDGEHGHYRHVVFISSLDRRPVPLTMGRFEVTEIVGWDEPHEIVYFMAAPEKRPGERHLYKIGLKLNVTESNRTYITSTPPTCLTCDNTESTYRLHRARISQRGDRWEDIVARLEPDDCLYDIPKNCLYNRVQFSQDYSYYVQECLGPEAPSVYLVETASNDKIYVLNAGDVLRHRLSQLAIPQSRTFSVEIRHGFHAQVRLFLPPGMREEEDVAFPLVLHVDASPGSQLVTERFHVDWNWYLASQRSFIVAQIDGRGSGFQGELLRTQVHGKLGTVEVEDQLGVLTYLRDNLKFIDPLRICAFGWGYGGYASSMMLIDDSQQVLQCAVAINPIVNFGFHYSFFTERYIPLKGDYLRALQEADLTMKAGNIKGRNLMLMHGTADTLVHQEHTLMLVRALVEQQVKFRHQVYPDEDHGIARSLSHVYKTMEWYFDECFGPVDDNEWDPTGLFVFKQ; this is encoded by the exons ATGGGCGATGATATCAAGTATCCGGCGGTGATGAGCCAGCGCTATCCGAAGACCGGCGCCCGCAATCCGAATGTGACGGTGAACGTGGTGAATCTGTCGGTGACCAAGTACATATTTCCCACGCAGATCCGCCTGCCCGCCGACCTGGCCAATGGCAGCTATGTGGGCGGCCTCACCTGGGCCTCGCCGAGCGACCTTTCGGTGACCGTGACCAACCGGGAGCAGACCAAGGCCACCACGGTGCTCTGCCGGGCGCCGCACTTCCACTGCCATTCGGTGCACACGGAGGTGACGATCAACGATGGCTGGGTGCTGCCGGCGGAGCGCCCGATCTTCTCGGCCCGCAGCCAGGCGGCATCCTCCTCCAGGGAGGAGGTGCATCATCGGCCGGAGGAGGGTCACCAGAGCCCGAATGCCACCGGAGGAGTGACGCaggcggaggcggaggaggaggaggaggaggggcagACGCACGAGATCAGCAACGGGGGCTACCTGCTGAAGCGTCTGCCGGTGCGGGACGGCGAGCATGGGCACTACCGTCACGTCGTCTTCATATCCTCGCTGGACCGACGACCCGTCCCACTGACCATGGGCCGATTCGAGGTCACCGAAATCGTCGGCTGGGACGAGCCGCACGAGATTGTCTACTTCATGGCCGCGCCGGAGAAGCGACCGGGCGAACGGCATCTGTACAAGATCGGCCTGAAGCTGAACGTGACCGAATCGAATCGCACATACATCACCTCCACGCCGCCCACCTGTCTCACGTGCGACAACACGGAGTCCACCTACCGGCTGCACAGGGCGAGGATCTCGCAGCGGGGCGATCGATGGGAGGATATTGTGGCCCGTTTGGAGCCAGACGATTGCCTCTATGATATACCAAAGAATTGCCTATACAATCGGGTGCAGTTCAGCCAGGACTACAGCTACTATGTGCAGGAGTGCCTGGGGCCGGAGGCACCGTCCGTTTATCTCGTGGAGACGGCCAGCAATGACAAGATCTATGTGCTGAATGCCGGCGATGTGCTGCGCCATCGACTCTCCCAACTGGCCATTCCGCAGTCGCGCACCTTCAGTGTGGAGATCCGACATGGATTCCATGCCCAGGTGCGACTCTTCCTGCCGCCCGGAATgcgcgaggaggaggacgtgGCCTTTCCGCTGGTGCTCCACGT CGACGCCTCGCCGGGATCGCAGTTGGTAACGGAGCGCTTTCACGTGGACTGGAACTGGTACTTGGCCAGCCAGCGCAGCTTCATTGTGGCCCAGATCGATGGGCGTGGCAGCGGCTTCCAGGGGGAGCTGCTCCGCACCCAGGTGCATGGAAAGCTGGGCACCGTCGAGGTGGAGGATCAACTGGGCGTCCTCAC ATACCTGCGCGACAACCTGAAGTTTATCGATCCCCTGAGGATCTGCGCCTTTGGCTGGGGCTACGGGGGCTACGCCTCCTCCATGATGCTCATCGACGATTCCCAACAGGTCCTCCAGTGCGCGGTGGCCATCAATCCCATTGTCAACTTTGGATTCCACT ATTCCTTCTTCACGGAGCGCTACATTCCGCTGAAGGGCGACTATCTGCGTGCCCTCCAGGAGGCAGATCTCACGATGAAGGCGGGCAACATCAAGGGGCGCAACCTGATGCTGATGCACGGCACCGCCGACACTTTGGTCCACCAGGAGCACACTTTAATGCTGGTGCGGGCGCTGGTGGAGCAGCAGGTGAAGTTCCGGCACCAGGTCTATCCCGACGAGGACCATGGGATCGCCAGGTCGCTGAGCCATGTCTACAAGACGATGGAGTGGTACTTCGATGAGTGCTTCGGCCCCGTCGACGACAACGAGTGGGACCCCACGGGTCTGTTCGTGTTCAAGCAATAA
- the LOC108062317 gene encoding inactive dipeptidyl peptidase 10 isoform X2, which yields MSVDLSGQQEPTISVITTVPVAQNGGEMDALLLGRIGELVAISPERRNWRGIFIALLVIAAVFSLIIFSIFLLSPEDEGLRIRGRRMLPSDILGRSLQWKPFNGTWSNGRELIYRDPTGGLSILNMADLTTRILMTNSTFRQLNAESFLVAPDQKYVLLQSDSNAEGSRHHVYEVQTANTFPLGPTENIAEAPRLQHVVWAPANPPPPLGAPPPPASGPSTTTMAPLPSGSIILNSLAGAANGPMASSGSSGGPNPNGKSGGFHMNQAIAFVHHNDIYYKPKVQGELVCRITQSGSAAGDSSGVVFNGVPDWTYENVPELDSRRSSMEFSPDGLYLAFLSYNDSEVNEYKYTWMGDDIKYPAVMSQRYPKTGARNPNVTVNVVNLSVTKYIFPTQIRLPADLANGSYVGGLTWASPSDLSVTVTNREQTKATTVLCRAPHFHCHSVHTEVTINDGWVLPAERPIFSARSQAASSSREEVHHRPEEGHQSPNATGGVTQAEAEEEEEEGQTHEISNGGYLLKRLPVRDGEHGHYRHVVFISSLDRRPVPLTMGRFEVTEIVGWDEPHEIVYFMAAPEKRPGERHLYKIGLKLNVTESNRTYITSTPPTCLTCDNTESTYRLHRARISQRGDRWEDIVARLEPDDCLYDIPKNCLYNRVQFSQDYSYYVQECLGPEAPSVYLVETASNDKIYVLNAGDVLRHRLSQLAIPQSRTFSVEIRHGFHAQVRLFLPPGMREEEDVAFPLVLHVDASPGSQLVTERFHVDWNWYLASQRSFIVAQIDGRGSGFQGELLRTQVHGKLGTVEVEDQLGVLTYLRDNLKFIDPLRICAFGWGYGGYASSMMLIDDSQQVLQCAVAINPIVNFGFHYSFFTERYIPLKGDYLRALQEADLTMKAGNIKGRNLMLMHGTADTLVHQEHTLMLVRALVEQQVKFRHQVYPDEDHGIARSLSHVYKTMEWYFDECFGPVDDNEWDPTGLFVFKQ from the exons GAACTGGTGGCCATTTCTCCGGAGCGCCGCAACTGGCGCGGCATCTTCATCGCCCTGCTGGTCATTGCAGCCGTCTTCAGCCTGATCATCTTCTCGATCTTCCTGCTGTCGCCGGAGGACGAGGGCCTGCGGATCCGGGGTCGCCGGATGCTGCCCAGCGACATCCTGGGCAGGAGCCTCCAGTGGAAGCCCTTCAACGGCACCTGGAGCAATG GTCGCGAGCTCATCTATCGCGATCCCACCGGCGGCCTTTCCATTCTCAATATGGCCGATCTCACCACACGCATTCTTATGACCAATTCAACATTT cGCCAATTGAATGCGGAATCATTTCTCGTGGCCCCTGACCAGAAATACGTGCTCCTCCAGTCGGACTCCAATGCCGAGGGCTCCAG ACATCACGTGTACGAGGTGCAGACGGCCAACACATTTCCGCTGGGACCAACGGAGAATATAGCGGAGGCGCCTCGCCTCCAGCATGTGGTGTGGGCACCAGCGAATCCGCCACCACCACTgggagcaccaccaccaccggccAGTGGTCCAAGCACCACCACAATGGCCCCGCTGCCCAGTGGCAGCATAATCCTAAACAGCCTGGCCGGGGCAGCCAATGGACCAATGGCATCCTCCGGCTCCTCCGGCGGCCCAAATCCAAATGGCAAGTCGGGTGGCTTTCACATGAACCAGGCCATCGCCTTTGTGCACCACAACGACATCTACTACAAGCCCAAGGTGCAGGGCGAACTCGTCTGCCGGATAACGCAGTCGGGATCCGCTGCGGGAGATTCCTCGGGGGTGGTCTTCAATGGGGTGCCCGATTGGACGTACGAAAATGTGCCGGAACTGGACAGCCGGCGCAGCAGCATGGAGTTCTCGCCCGACGGACTCTATTTGGCCTTTCTCAGCTACAACGACAGCGAGGTCAACGAGTACAA ATACACCTGGATGGGCGATGATATCAAGTATCCGGCGGTGATGAGCCAGCGCTATCCGAAGACCGGCGCCCGCAATCCGAATGTGACGGTGAACGTGGTGAATCTGTCGGTGACCAAGTACATATTTCCCACGCAGATCCGCCTGCCCGCCGACCTGGCCAATGGCAGCTATGTGGGCGGCCTCACCTGGGCCTCGCCGAGCGACCTTTCGGTGACCGTGACCAACCGGGAGCAGACCAAGGCCACCACGGTGCTCTGCCGGGCGCCGCACTTCCACTGCCATTCGGTGCACACGGAGGTGACGATCAACGATGGCTGGGTGCTGCCGGCGGAGCGCCCGATCTTCTCGGCCCGCAGCCAGGCGGCATCCTCCTCCAGGGAGGAGGTGCATCATCGGCCGGAGGAGGGTCACCAGAGCCCGAATGCCACCGGAGGAGTGACGCaggcggaggcggaggaggaggaggaggaggggcagACGCACGAGATCAGCAACGGGGGCTACCTGCTGAAGCGTCTGCCGGTGCGGGACGGCGAGCATGGGCACTACCGTCACGTCGTCTTCATATCCTCGCTGGACCGACGACCCGTCCCACTGACCATGGGCCGATTCGAGGTCACCGAAATCGTCGGCTGGGACGAGCCGCACGAGATTGTCTACTTCATGGCCGCGCCGGAGAAGCGACCGGGCGAACGGCATCTGTACAAGATCGGCCTGAAGCTGAACGTGACCGAATCGAATCGCACATACATCACCTCCACGCCGCCCACCTGTCTCACGTGCGACAACACGGAGTCCACCTACCGGCTGCACAGGGCGAGGATCTCGCAGCGGGGCGATCGATGGGAGGATATTGTGGCCCGTTTGGAGCCAGACGATTGCCTCTATGATATACCAAAGAATTGCCTATACAATCGGGTGCAGTTCAGCCAGGACTACAGCTACTATGTGCAGGAGTGCCTGGGGCCGGAGGCACCGTCCGTTTATCTCGTGGAGACGGCCAGCAATGACAAGATCTATGTGCTGAATGCCGGCGATGTGCTGCGCCATCGACTCTCCCAACTGGCCATTCCGCAGTCGCGCACCTTCAGTGTGGAGATCCGACATGGATTCCATGCCCAGGTGCGACTCTTCCTGCCGCCCGGAATgcgcgaggaggaggacgtgGCCTTTCCGCTGGTGCTCCACGT CGACGCCTCGCCGGGATCGCAGTTGGTAACGGAGCGCTTTCACGTGGACTGGAACTGGTACTTGGCCAGCCAGCGCAGCTTCATTGTGGCCCAGATCGATGGGCGTGGCAGCGGCTTCCAGGGGGAGCTGCTCCGCACCCAGGTGCATGGAAAGCTGGGCACCGTCGAGGTGGAGGATCAACTGGGCGTCCTCAC ATACCTGCGCGACAACCTGAAGTTTATCGATCCCCTGAGGATCTGCGCCTTTGGCTGGGGCTACGGGGGCTACGCCTCCTCCATGATGCTCATCGACGATTCCCAACAGGTCCTCCAGTGCGCGGTGGCCATCAATCCCATTGTCAACTTTGGATTCCACT ATTCCTTCTTCACGGAGCGCTACATTCCGCTGAAGGGCGACTATCTGCGTGCCCTCCAGGAGGCAGATCTCACGATGAAGGCGGGCAACATCAAGGGGCGCAACCTGATGCTGATGCACGGCACCGCCGACACTTTGGTCCACCAGGAGCACACTTTAATGCTGGTGCGGGCGCTGGTGGAGCAGCAGGTGAAGTTCCGGCACCAGGTCTATCCCGACGAGGACCATGGGATCGCCAGGTCGCTGAGCCATGTCTACAAGACGATGGAGTGGTACTTCGATGAGTGCTTCGGCCCCGTCGACGACAACGAGTGGGACCCCACGGGTCTGTTCGTGTTCAAGCAATAA